A section of the Oreochromis niloticus isolate F11D_XX linkage group LG9, O_niloticus_UMD_NMBU, whole genome shotgun sequence genome encodes:
- the LOC109201156 gene encoding zinc finger protein 723, translating into MHSEVKPYKCDLCGKSFTSAETLKQHQLIHSGVKAYSCDLCGKSFTQAGHLKRHQLIHSGVKAYSCDFCGQSFHCLGNLKRHKLIHSGVKAYSCDFCGQSFNRPGNLKTHQLIHSGVKAYSCDLCGKSFNQSGNLKTHQLIHSGVKAYSCELCGKSFNQSGSLKTHQLVHSGVKAYSCELCGKSFNHSGNLKTHQLIHSGVKAYSCDLCGKSFNQSGSLKTHQLVHSGVKAYSCELCGKTFRTLASQNIHLRIHTKNDVYCCDQCDKPFVTYKNLQQHMFTHTEERPYKCDLCEKTFKSPLNLKSHQKIHSRKKL; encoded by the coding sequence ATGCACAGTGAAGTTAAACCATACAaatgtgacttgtgtggaaaatcATTCACCTCAGCTGAAACTTtaaaacaacaccaactcatccacagtggagttaaggcatacagctgtgacttgtgtggaaagtcttttacccaggctggacacttaaaaagacaccaactcatccacagtggagttaaagcgtacagctgtgacttctGTGGACAGTCTTTTCACTGTTTGGGAaacttaaaaagacacaaactcatacacagtggagttaaagcgtacagctgtgacttctGTGGACAGTCTTTTAACCGtcctggaaacttaaaaactcaccaactcatccacagtggagttaaggcatacagctgtgacttgtgtggaaagtcttttaaccAGTCTGgaaatttaaaaacacaccaactcatccacagtggagttaaggcatacagctgtgagttgtgtggaaagtcttttaaccagtctggaagcttaaaaacacaccaactcgtccacagtggagttaaggcatacagctgtgagttgtgtggaaagtcttttaaccACTCTGGAAATTTAAAAactcaccaactcatccacagtggagttaaggcatacagctgtgacttgtgtggaaagtcttttaaccAGTCTGGaagtttaaaaacacaccaactcgtccacagtggagttaaagcatacagctgtgagttgtgtggaaaaaCCTTCCGCACACTAGCCAGCCAAAACATtcacctacgcattcacaccaaaaatgatgtttactgctgtgatcagtgtgacaAACCTTTTGTGACATACAAAAACTTACAGCagcacatgtttacccacactgaggagagaccttataaatgtgacctgtgtgagaagacttttaaatctccactTAACCTCAAATCACACCAAAAGATTCACAGCAGAAAGAAACTCTaa